In Chrysemys picta bellii isolate R12L10 chromosome 4, ASM1138683v2, whole genome shotgun sequence, the sequence AGTTCTAACTTCTCCCTCTTTTACAGGCTTTGGGAACAGGGTGAAGTGAGAGGTTGAAGAAGTTCCCTCCATCAAAAACAAGGGTCAGGAGTCTCTATCCTGAGTGGGTGCTCTGGTGTTTAGTAAGATATGATGAGCGAGCAAAGCGCTTCCCACACTGAGCGCAGGAATATGGTTGCTCTCCTGGGTGGGTTCTCCGATGCTGAGTAAGAGATGATGAGCGAGCAAAGTGCTTCCCACACTGTATGCAGGAATATGGTCGCTCTCCTGAATGGATTTTCAGATGTTCAGTGAGAGATGATGAGTGAGCAAAGCACTTCCCACACTGTGTGCAGGGATAGGGTCGCTCTCCTGAATGGATTCTCTGGTGGTTGATAAGGCCTGACGATTgggtgaaacttttcccacactcagtgcagcaatagggtttctctccagtgtggattctctggtggtGAGTGAGATGTTGTAGACGGACAAAGCCTTTTCCACAGTCAGTGCAGCGATAGAGTTCCCCAGTGTGTACTCTCTTGTGTCTAGTGAGATTTTCTGGATGACCGAATATTTTCCCACACTCAGCACAGCGATGGAGTCTCTCCGTGCTATGGATTTCCCAGTGTCTCCTGAGACTTTGAAGGAGACTGaattttttcccacactcagcacagcaatggggctgctccccagtgtggatcctctgatgtctgATCAGATGTTCTCGTAGGCAGAACTTTTTCCCACACTCATGACACAAGAAGGGTCTCTCTTTGCTGTGGATTTTCTGGTGCCTAGTAAGAGTTGATGCAAGTTTGAAGCCTTTCCCACATTGGTTACAGCGATGGGGTCTCTTTTCTGAGTGGACTGCCTGATGATTACGAAATGCTGAAGAATTCATAAATCGCTTTCCACACTCAGCGCAGGCAAAGGGTCTCTCTCCTGAGTGGACTCTCTTGTGGCTGTTAAGAGCTGATATATCGACGAATCTTTTTCCGCACTCAGCACAGcaatagggtctctctcccgtaTGTATTCTCTGGTGGGCAATGAGATGCGATAACCGGTTGAATATCTTCCCACATTCAGAACAGGGATGGTCTCTCTTCTTTCTGTGAACTTTCCCATGTGCTCTGAAATCTTTCTTTCTCCTAAAGCTCTCCCCACACTCGCTACAGTGATACCGTTTCTGACTCCTATGAACCGTCCAGTGGTGGCTTATCAGGTCTCTCTGCACCTTGAATTCTTCTCTGCACACACGGCAGGTATATAGGGTCTTTCTGGGCCCAGCTTTTCCCTCTGCAGGAGGCTTTAGATGTGGCCTGGATCTCCTCTGATGGCCTCTTTGGGTTCCTGACTCCTTTCTAGTCAGGTGCTTCCTCTGCCTTTGGAGCCTGCACTGCCTCTTGCGGTGCCTTCCCCGCTCAGTTTTCTGGGAATGGCTCTCCACTGATGTTCCTGGGAAAGGGCTGGGTGACTCCAGGTTGCCAGAGTCTTCCTCAGGAGTCTgcccctcagccctgctcaggtTCCTCGCCCCTGCTTGGTGGGGAAGAGAGTACAGATGTTATTTCTTGTGCTGCTCAGAAATGGAAACCACTGATATTCCCAGCAGGAGGATGTGCCTAAGGGAGCCCCATGCCTCTCCCCTCAGAGCAGGGCTGGCCATCGGCAGTTGAGTGCAAGAGGCCAAACTCCCAGGGGCCCCAGTggtagggaaggaggaggaggtcaGTGTCCCATAGGCCGTGATAATAGCCCCCCAAATAAACCTGGAAATCAGCCCCCACAATTCTCTCACTACTCTGAGTCCTGTCTCATTGGGGACAACAGCATCACCACACACCAGCACTGACACCCCTCTCCCAAGGGACACACACGGAACACTCACACTGTGATGGATCCCAACGTCTCCATGTTCTGTGGAaaatgggagagggggagagactgagggaatctGCGTAAGGGGAGAGATGGAGTTTCTAGGGGGATGTCAGGGTGAGGAGCTGTAGCACTTCTCGTGTTTGGGCTTCAATCCCTATTGTAATGCTCTGTGAGGGGAGAGTTTGCAGCTGATGGATGATTCCTGAAATGAGCTCTCCGGCTTCCACTGCTGGAGAGGACAGGTTCCCTACCTGCTCCAGGGAAAGAGCTTTGTGTGAGGAAGAAGCCCAAGGAGCTTTCAATTACTGACCAGTCCCAGATCTCTGCATCTGGAAAATCTGCACCAAGACAAAAGGCCATTGATTGACATTATATGGACCAAACGAACATCACTGAGAGAACCCCTTTCTCCTGCACTGTAAAGTACTCATTTATAATCACTGTTGGACAGTGGGTTCCACATAGGGTgaacagatgtcccgattttatagggacagtcctgattttggaggctttttcttatatagacacctATTATCTTCCACCCCCCAGTcccgaattttttttttttttttttttttaatacttgctATCTTGTCACCCTAGTTCCACAACACACAAGAGGGAAAGCTATTTGGGACTTGACTGttaaatttattacagcatacaATACaaagtgttagtctctaaggtgccacaagtactcctgttcttctttttgcggatacagactaacacggctgttactctgaaaactgaGCTTGTGGTTTCATAGCACAAAGTGCTACATAAAGAGATCACTCTGATGTTGAAGAGCTTATATACCAAATAGATAAAGGGGGGAGAAACCTGAGACAAAGGAGTAACTtgctgttgtaataattgggcccacaaatttaccctaattggcAGTTTAATTGTAAAAACTGTGAGAAAGTTTATAAACTGTTACAATATCCTACAACACGAAATGCTGATGGGAAAAAGTGCAATATAGAAACAAGACAACGGAATTGGTCCAAACAAAAGAGGCCTATAATGCAATTCAAGGACAGTGATAAAATGATGGCTGTAAACAAGAGAAGTATGGAAATGGACATTAATGAACCAAAATGAATAAGTTAGAATTTAAGCCTAACTGGcagaaaaacaatgaggagcGGGGCTATTTTGCCCATTACTTCCTTTAAGGGTTTCTCAAAAGAAAACACTTTCGGGGGAAAATAAAGGAGCGGAACTGAATGCAATCCTTGCTGACTGAAAAAAACAGCAATAGCAGGTGTGTGCCAACAACTTCTGTGGTGAGCGATACCATCATGCTGCCACCCTGATCCTCTTTTGGGATCCCAGATCTTCTTCATCCTTATCCTAAGAGATCTCCTAACAAGACTGGACCAGAGAGAGGGAGCCAGAGGATATTGCCACCGTTACCAGTTCTGGCTAACTCTCCAAAACCACCTGGAATGTGAGATTTTTGTCCCCCCGACCCTCTTATCTCCCATGAATTCTTTTCATTCCCCACATATTTCTTCTCATTCTTACTCTTCTCCCTTTGCCTTCTAGTAAATAAgaatctggcttagctggccaaaaCTGCCATAGTTTGCAAcattgctgtaagcctgtgatcAAAGAGGCAGGCAAATGCATTGTCCAGAACAGACCAACACTGTTACAGGTTTGCCAGGCAGGTCTCCAATTGGCTGATCAGACTGTGTGccgtgcctgtgtttctccagcagtgaagCAGCAAGTAAGAGTAAACCCGAGACGGAAGCCGCATGTTCtatctttgctattcttttctcttccctcttgtGTGGGTTCGTTCTGTTTTGTCTCCTAGGGAACGGGATCGGATTTTAATAATATCAACAACAGCTCCAGTCCATTTCAATTAActgcttctcttttccccaaaaggacagttattaccatctttaataccatctaaaagacgTTCAAACAGAGGCCTTTTGTCTAAAgactctccagctaaagggaaaggcaACAAGGGACACTGTCAAAATAAAAGTCTTAGATAATACCTACAATGACTCAactctttttccttctttttctgtatatttaataaaagattaaaaagaaTTTTTCATGGTGTTTCCATGGCATAGAGCAGGCTACTCTCTCTGTATTCCAAACCCCAAACCTTATTTAACACTCTTTAATGTTGGCCATAACAgtgtcatgttaacacctttgtcTCTTTGGGCCCATATAGTCTATATGAATTAATACAATATTGTCCAAGATCTGCCAGCAGCTCATTGGCAGAATGAGGAATACAGTCCAGGTCTCCTCAGTTCCACAACATGATGTTGCCTCCCAACCTGGAGAATAATAAGGAAATCTCTTATTAATGTCAACTGAGAGCCCAAAAATGCGATGGAACGATGTTGGGTCCCTACAAAACTGGGCCTGAACGTTGAAGGGAGATTCCTAAGTGCTGTTCAGCCAATAACTCAGACAGCCAACTAAGGATTACAAACACTTTggtggacaggattagaattctaaatgatcttgacaaactggagaactggtctgaaatcaacaaggtgaaattcaagAAACATAAGTTAAAATTAGTTCACCtagaaaggaaaatgaaatgtACAACAgaaaatgggggataactggcttgacAGAGGTGCAACTGAAAAGTATGTGGTGGTTATAGTGGATCATGAATTGAATGAGAGCTGACAATGTGATACTGTTCTAAAAAAGCCTAACAACAATACACTAAAAGACTAACATTCTGGGAAGTATTGTCACTTTGGCCACAATCTATCAGGATTCCAGCTGCCTTCCTTCAATCCCTGCACATCAGTTTAACTCCTTCCTCACCTGGGTGGGTTCCTCTCAGGATGTCCCCATCTTCATCTTCTATAGGACCCGGCCCACACAGATTTTCTCCTCGCTCTATGCTGGAGATCACCACTGGCTTGAGGGCTTGGATTCCTTCTTAGAGAAAAGCATCACCGTCCATTAGATCTAAGCTAAGCACTTCTACCCACAGAATTCTTGCACTTTGCACAGCTCCATATGCAATGTTTGTTAATTAGGCAATGAGCTAAATGTGAAGGCTAACAGGCAATTTTTTCTATGGAAACATGTACTGCAACTTGTGGTCAACACTCCTGGTGCCTGGCAGTGGCGGGATATTGAGTTGCAAACAACCTGGCACCCGTGGAAAGTGCAGATGGAGAGGACTGCAGTGTCTAAAGGGATTGAGGGGAACAGATGGGGCAAATGCTGGCTATTTCTCCTTGGCCTAGGAGAGTTACTCAGTTACCCAGCACCCCCACTCTCCTGTGGATATGTTTACATAGGAATAAAACACATgtagctggcctgggtcagatgacttgggcttgggctgcaaaattgctgagtggctatttggagggagggtcccagagcccaggctccaaccccagcatgaatatctacactgcaatctttagccccgcagcctgagctctATGACAtgagtcaactgacccaggcCACCCATAACCATGCCGGGGGTCTTTTATTCCAGCATAGATGAACCCAGTCTGTCTTTCACCTTAACTGTGGTGTCGGCTGGCCTCTCATCCTGTAGACCTGCAGAACACATGACCCTTTTCTGCTCATGTGCTCTGTCTGGGGAACTACAAGAGCCAGGATTCTCTTGCATTAAACTGAGGAGCAGTAGTGACTTTGGGTGGAAGGATCTCCTCTTGaagatatgcagtgtagttgtagacgtatcagtcccaggatattagagagaccaggtgagtgaggtaatatcttttacttggccaacttttgttggtgagagagagaagctttcctttcccagacctgaagaagagctctgtgtggctcaaaagcttgtctctctcaccaacagaagttggaccaatgaaagatattacctcacccaccttgtctccccatGAACTGGCTGCTCTGCTCAATGAAACATGCCTCTATCCatccacacccacacacccctccttcaAACCCCATAAACACCTTTCTGTGTCTCCGTGAAGCACCCAGtgcactggggccctgatctcacagACACAGCTCCTCACCTAATGAGATCAGAGTCTGGTAATTTTCCCACATGACATGTCTGTAAAGTTGCTTTTGCTCCTCGCTCAGCAGCGCCCATTCTGCTGGGGAGAAATACATGGCCACATCCTCAAACGTCACCAACATCTGAAAGGACAAACAACCCAACTCAGCATGGCAAAGTTTACACAATGATAGAGGAATAGTTATTGCAGGTGAGGCAGATGTACAGTGGTCCACAGAACTGGGAGGTTTGAAAGTTTGTACCATTATTATGGGTGTGGGTTTGCACCGTGTAAAAAAAGTAATGGACAGTGTTTTCTGTGTCTGTGATTCACCCCACAGTGGTGGCTCGGGAGCTGAGGCTGGCCCCCTGCTGTGGGTGTTGTATCCTGGCACAAAGAGTAGCACCACTTCTGCGGCATCATCCTGCTGACCCTCTGTCATGATGGGACAGGCAGGCCAAACTTCAGTTAGTGTCGCAGCAACCCGGAGCACCAGGTCACAGTCCCACTCACATTTAGCCAGCACTCCTGACCCTGTGTCACCATGCCGGAGGGCTGGGCAGACCAAACCTGAGTAGCACTGCAGCCCCTCCAACCATGATGCAATGTCCAGAGCAGGACactgggcccagccagccccaatgGACCCTGCTGGAGCCACTATTGCAGGGTGAATGTGGGGCACTGGAGTAGCATTGTGGGGTGAGTACAGGGTTGGTTCACTCTCCAGTCGCTCCATCCCTGGGCTTGCCCTCTTTAATAGGCAGGAATTAGGGTTacattgttgtagccgtgttggtcccaggatattagagagacaaggtaggggaGGGAATATCTCTTACTGCACCAAGAGCTACATAGAGCAGAGTCCTAAAGCCCAGACTCCAGCAGAAGCCCAAAAGTCTGCACCGCAATTAAACTGCCTTTAGGCTGAGCCCGTCAGCTGGCACAGCCCGGCTGCAGGTTTTAGTTGTCCCCTACACACACCCTGGGcgccccagccagagagctgcgGCTCAAGCAGTAGCATCCCAGGCTTTCAGCTCCGGAGGGCTCTGGTTGAATCCCCAACACGCTGCCCGATGGGGCAGTCAGACAAGGAACCTCCCTCCCCCGCGGTCCCCAGGGACTCCgttcagcctcccccagcgcctcccattgCCAGTGTGTGCAGCGGCCCCAGCCTGGCCCGACCCCGCTCTCCCGAGCAGGCTGCTCACAGCCCCAGCAGCACAGGCCAGAGGACCTGTCAGCCAggacctgccccccagccccgcctccagccccggCCGGTGCCTGCTCTGCGGGAAGGGGGAAGAACCCGGCAGCCCCCGGAGCACCGCCCCGGGGAAGGGGCCCGCCCGCCCCCAGCAGCGAGCAGGAGGGTCGGTCGGGCTGTCGCGGGCTGGGGCGCGGACCCTGCCGGGCTCCGACCGCTGCACAAACCGGCCCCCGGGGGGGTCTCTCCGGTcccagcagctccctcccccggCGGCGATTTCCCTCCCCGGGCCCCGCTCACCGCGCCGGGcgctggggctgcagcctgcaGAGGGGGCTCGCTCCGCACGCGCAGCTCGGGCCGGGCTCGAGACTGAGGCACTGGAAGGTCTCGTAGTAATTACTGGGCGTGTCTAGGCTGTGGAGGACTCGGAGCTCTGTGGGTTTAACCCTCAAGCATCTCGTTCGGGGAAGCTTTGTTACTAGCCCAGCCAGCAGTGAACAAAGAAAGTGAAATCGGTTCCCTGTTGATGGTTCCCATTCCTTATTCAAAAGAGCATTTTGTAGTAATTCATCAGTGTGCGATGCCTTTTCAAACATTTTACCATAATAAATCTGATTGAATTtcataacaaaaacaacaaggattcctgtggcaccttagagactaacacatttatttgggcatacgctttcgtgggctataacccactggTTCATAACAATGTATATACATAATTATACATTATTTAATAATGCAATATTCAAATCTGGAATTGGAGTGGCTGAAAGTGACAAAATATTTCTGGGAGCGCTCAGAGTGCCATTGTGGTGAGACAAGAATATGCCATTTCCAGAGCTGAAATTCCCTGTCTGGGCTACTCTCTGCCAAATATTACACCCCTGTTTCTGTTTTGTATCTCATCTGACAGTAGCTATAGCACATGCACAAAATAATTAACCAAGAGCAATAGTCAAATCAAATTGTTGCAGATCCAGAGGTAATGTTTTCACATAAATTATATGGACAGTTACAAATTAAGAAGTCTATGGGACTAACACTGCTTGCTTTTTGgataataaatcaataaattaaTAAATCAGACAAATTAAGAACAAGAGCAATGGCTAAGGAACTTTTTTTATTGTGTTATAATTAGGAAAAATTGTTATAATGAGTGTGTTTGTTTTGCTAGGTGCACAACAAAAAAATATACGAAGAAACTATCAGGCACACCTGGCCACCaaataatcatgtttattattgATATAGAAACACACAAGAATGAGCTGAATGCAGACTATGCTCAGACTGATTTCTGATGGCTTCTAAAACACAAATCACAGTGAGCATCATTAGAGGACTCTCAAACAACTTACAGGGATACTCCCGTATTCCCAAACACACTACACTACTAGTTAAACCCTTCTTTAATGTTGCTGTGAGAGTTGCACAGTAGTAGTGTGGCTCTTGGTATACTTTTCAAGTTACTTGGAGAACTCTTCATCTGTGCTGGAATATCTCTCCACTTCCTTTCCTTTTAAATTCCAGAATTCCATCTCTCTGTTTGGAAACATATAAAATGGTTCCCAGTGTTCTATGTCATCCTAACAGTTTGTACATGTAATGTCAGTACCTTTGCTTTAATAAGTGCTAATGTTTATTTAGATAACTTTGGTGTTCTCTACTGAACTAATCAACATTTggaacattattttaaatattaatattatataCAAGTTACATTGAAAAGAACTAAAGAGAGGGCAGACGAAGTATTTATCTGGCCTAGGAACATTTCTTTCTTTGAACAGCCATAGAATGTATCTGAAAAGATGCAATACTGTACAGTACTTTAATATAATACCCcaaatgcattttgttttctgTCAACTTACTTGCCACCATACACAGAAATCTCTGCTGGAAATAGCTGAGGGTCACATTTTAGAATTTTTCTGTGATTGGACTTAACCTCCAGTGTAATTAGTAAGATGCATGGTTCACCACTAGTGAAATGACATTTACTCAATTGATATATCTGTTGCACTTGTTCACTTTGACTCTGAAAttgtaaaaaaagcaaagaaaagttGCTAATTATTAtaacacaaatattttaattaattaaggaATTCCTGCTTTTGTTGGTAGTGCTGTTCACCAGTGAAACCTTATTTACTCATTCTTAAAGGTTTGAATTATAAGACCCTATTTGGTACAGAAGGGAATTTTCTTCAcaaattactacagagaattcctgTATAATTTGGTGCTGTGTCTGCCTCTCCATAACAACTTTCATGCTCCATAATCTTGATGCAACCAACTACTGCACCAAACATCCATGTGGAAGGGGAACATTGAGGAAGGTGTATGTGCAGAAGGATAGGAAAAGGGCTTCAGacattcatatattttaaggccagaaaggatcagtAGATcatctagggcttgtctacactacccactagATCGgcaggcagcaatcgatccagcgggggttgatttatcgcgtctattatagaggcgataaatcgaccgctgagtgctttcccatcgactccggtactccaccagaatgaggagTGCAAGCCAAGTCAACGGGAGAatgtcagctgtcgacttaccgcagtgaagacaccacggtaagtagatctaagtacgtcgacttcagctacgctattcacattgctgaagttgcgtatcttagatcaaccccgcgcggtagtgtagactagcccttagtctgACCCCTGTGTaagacaggccattaaatttcacctagttactcctgtattgagcaCAATATCTTGTATTTGTCTAAAGAATCTTCCGTAACAGTGTCCCAACAGGTTTCGAAGACACCAggagctggagaatccaccacttcccttgggagtttgtCCTAATGGTTAATCACGCTCACAGTGGAAAActggtgccttatttctaatctgaattcatctttcttcagcttccaaccatctgttcttgttctgcctttgtagAAGGagcattttgggggggaagaaagCAGGTTCTCAGGCACTGACCCTGAGAAAGCTCCACTCCTGTGATACAAATATCTATTAGCCGGGGACACCTGAGTCTACTTCATGTTGGGGCCATTCATGCTAACCCCTCATTCCATGCAATATAAGGCTGTGTTTATTTCTAACTTCCCCTTTGGAAGGTCCCATTTCATCCCTGCCCCTAATACAGAACTTTGTTTAAGTGGAAGGGAAACAACTAACTGCCACTGGGGACTGGGAAGGCCCATTCTCAccctgagaggaaggatggaaaATTATCCCCAGACACAGGAATTTTAACTCCCATATAAAAAAGGGGaggggtttttcttttaaaattcctgacagggcaacaaaaacaaaaataaaatgggcTCCCCAGATACTTTATTACCATCTGCACCACCAGCAGCAAGATGGTTCCATTCAGAGCACAGCAAGACACTAACATCTCAATGAaccatttcagtggtgggtggagAGAAGAGGGGGATAAAATGCCAAAGGCTCAAAATTGACCtgcttaatttttcttttccacatttttaaatgcacagattcatagattccaaggccagaagggaccagtgtgaccacctagtctgacctcctgtgtaacacaggccagagaacaaccccaaaatcattcccagagcagagcttttaggaaaacatccaaacttgatttaaaaaaaatcaatagattTGAGGGTTTGGTgagagatttcccctccccccccccatgagaaTGAGACCTTCCAAAGCGGCAGTTATGGCAGTTGgccagacccctcccctgcccccacagtgtTGGGGGAGGGCTCAGCAGCCCCGGCCATGCCTGAACTGGGGGTAATTTAATCCTCACAGTCTATGGCAGGGTGGGGTTTAATTGGTGTGACTGAATGCACTCCTGTATTCACACCTTAAACACTACTGAAATTACCTTTGTATAATATATGCCTtgtaagctttcatttaaaatctaATAACTTGTTGATCAATAACATCTTGgtaaaatgtatgtatgtatgtagcaatgttatatgtaaagttatgaacataaattGGAATCATGTGTTTACCGAACAAGTCTGGGAAGTGGGCAAACCTATCTTTTAAAGACAAAGAGCAAGCTGATGCCCCAGCCAGGTGCCATCAAAAGTGATGGGCCATCACCTaccaagtggccattctttggcaaggataGGGGTAGGAACAAACAGATCTGATCTGGGCAAACGATAGCATAAAATCTCACCCGCACGAAACTCCATGTCTCCTTTCTTTCAGCTGCAAAGAACTTTATGTAGGGGTCATTCTCAgggaaatgcatttcaaagggtgactgaaatataaaagtgaggggcaaaaccacCCAAGTTATCTCTCCCTGACCTTCTCTCCCTTTTCCAACTGAGAAGACAAAAGAATTCAGCTCTTTAACTTTGGGAGGAATCCTAACCTGAAGATTGGTCAGTAAGGCAGCTGGAGGCATATAGTACAAATTTTACCTTAAACCAACCCTACTTTGTAAAGATTTAGTATTAcgaagcattttatttttatttttcttctaacgatttctgactttaatacttGTACTTACTTAAAACCTATCTCTTTATAGTTAAATTAAACTTTTTTGttctttaatcaaaattaatCCGGTGTTGTCAGTTGGTCTGCCTGTCTGTCCTGAATCCATTGGGGTGAGGTGGGGCATTATTCTGGGACCAGCTCAGGGGcgaggaacagggccggctccaggttttctgccatcccaagcagcaaaaaaaaaagccgatcggCGGAACTTCGGCAGCAGTTCAGTGGcgagtccttcactccctctcttcctcttcggcagcacttcggcggcagctcaaagaggaagagagggacccgccactgaattacCGCCGACGATCCGGACGTGACGCCCCAATAGTGGATGGAAtgcgcccctttgtattggccgccccaagcacctgcttccttagctggagcctggagctggccctggtgaagTGGGGGAATCCCCCTTTGACAGGAAAATGAGCAGTCAGGCCCAGAGCTAACTCTTCCCAGATGATAACTCCCTTAAATCACTGCACAGACTGAGATGGTCCCCAGCATCAGGGATTGGTCAATTGCACTTGCCCATCTCCATATGCAAAACATTCCTTGCACCCAGTGTGATGGACCCCATGAGCCTGAATTTTTTGTACATAAAAATGTCATTAGGactgtagtgaggcagagtggcctctcATTAAGCTAGAGGGGGAGGAGCCACCCTCTGATCCTTGGTGAGTGGAGCCTGGCCAGGCCCACTTCTCCTGCCATGCCCTGCCCCTACAGGAGACTGACCCTGGAGAAGAGTTGCCAGAACTGCTGCTCACTGTATACCCCAAGAAGACAAAGGACCCCTGTACTACCCCTTGCTCAGAccatggtaggaagt encodes:
- the LOC101945443 gene encoding zinc finger protein 883-like isoform X10, whose translation is MLVTFEDVAMYFSPAEWALLSEEQKQLYRHVMWENYQTLISLGIQALKPVVISSIERGENLCGPGPIEDEDGDILRGTHPDFPDAEIWDWSVIESSLGFFLTQSSFPGAAGARNLSRAEGQTPEEDSGNLESPSPFPGTSVESHSQKTERGRHRKRQCRLQRQRKHLTRKESGTQRGHQRRSRPHLKPPAEGKAGPRKTLYTCRVCREEFKVQRDLISHHWTVHRSQKRYHCSECGESFRRKKDFRAHGKVHRKKRDHPCSECGKIFNRLSHLIAHQRIHTGERPYCCAECGKRFVDISALNSHKRVHSGERPFACAECGKRFMNSSAFRNHQAVHSEKRPHRCNQCGKGFKLASTLTRHQKIHSKERPFLCHECGKKFCLREHLIRHQRIHTGEQPHCCAECGKKFSLLQSLRRHWEIHSTERLHRCAECGKIFGHPENLTRHKRVHTGELYRCTDCGKGFVRLQHLTHHQRIHTGEKPYCCTECGKSFTQSSGLINHQRIHSGERPYPCTQCGKCFAHSSSLTEHLKIHSGERPYSCIQCGKHFARSSSLTQHRRTHPGEQPYSCAQCGKRFARSSYLTKHQSTHSG
- the LOC101945443 gene encoding zinc finger protein 250-like isoform X7; translated protein: MERLESEPTLYSPHNATPVPHIHPAIVAPAGSIGAGWAQCPALDIASWLEGLQCYSGLVCPALRHGDTGSGVLAKCEWDCDLVLRVAATLTEVWPACPIMTEGQQDDAAEVVLLFVPGYNTHSRGPASAPEPPLWGESQTQKTLSITFFTRCKPTPIIMVQTFKPPSSVDHCTSASPAITIPLSLCKLCHAELGCLSFQMLVTFEDVAMYFSPAEWALLSEEQKQLYRHVMWENYQTLISLEGIQALKPVVISSIERGENLCGPGPIEDEDGDILRGTHPGARNLSRAEGQTPEEDSGNLESPSPFPGTSVESHSQKTERGRHRKRQCRLQRQRKHLTRKESGTQRGHQRRSRPHLKPPAEGKAGPRKTLYTCRVCREEFKVQRDLISHHWTVHRSQKRYHCSECGESFRRKKDFRAHGKVHRKKRDHPCSECGKIFNRLSHLIAHQRIHTGERPYCCAECGKRFVDISALNSHKRVHSGERPFACAECGKRFMNSSAFRNHQAVHSEKRPHRCNQCGKGFKLASTLTRHQKIHSKERPFLCHECGKKFCLREHLIRHQRIHTGEQPHCCAECGKKFSLLQSLRRHWEIHSTERLHRCAECGKIFGHPENLTRHKRVHTGELYRCTDCGKGFVRLQHLTHHQRIHTGEKPYCCTECGKSFTQSSGLINHQRIHSGERPYPCTQCGKCFAHSSSLTEHLKIHSGERPYSCIQCGKHFARSSSLTQHRRTHPGEQPYSCAQCGKRFARSSYLTKHQSTHSG
- the LOC101945443 gene encoding zinc finger protein 250-like isoform X5, with amino-acid sequence MERLESEPTLYSPHNATPVPHIHPAIVAPAGSIGAGWAQCPALDIASWLEGLQCYSGLVCPALRHGDTGSGVLAKCEWDCDLVLRVAATLTEVWPACPIMTEGQQDDAAEVVLLFVPGYNTHSRGPASAPEPPLWGESQTQKTLSITFFTRCKPTPIIMVQTFKPPSSVDHCTSASPAITIPLSLCKLCHAELGCLSFQMLVTFEDVAMYFSPAEWALLSEEQKQLYRHVMWENYQTLISLEGIQALKPVVISSIERGENLCGPGPIEDEDGDILRGTHPAGARNLSRAEGQTPEEDSGNLESPSPFPGTSVESHSQKTERGRHRKRQCRLQRQRKHLTRKESGTQRGHQRRSRPHLKPPAEGKAGPRKTLYTCRVCREEFKVQRDLISHHWTVHRSQKRYHCSECGESFRRKKDFRAHGKVHRKKRDHPCSECGKIFNRLSHLIAHQRIHTGERPYCCAECGKRFVDISALNSHKRVHSGERPFACAECGKRFMNSSAFRNHQAVHSEKRPHRCNQCGKGFKLASTLTRHQKIHSKERPFLCHECGKKFCLREHLIRHQRIHTGEQPHCCAECGKKFSLLQSLRRHWEIHSTERLHRCAECGKIFGHPENLTRHKRVHTGELYRCTDCGKGFVRLQHLTHHQRIHTGEKPYCCTECGKSFTQSSGLINHQRIHSGERPYPCTQCGKCFAHSSSLTEHLKIHSGERPYSCIQCGKHFARSSSLTQHRRTHPGEQPYSCAQCGKRFARSSYLTKHQSTHSG
- the LOC101945443 gene encoding zinc finger protein 879-like isoform X1 — encoded protein: MERLESEPTLYSPHNATPVPHIHPAIVAPAGSIGAGWAQCPALDIASWLEGLQCYSGLVCPALRHGDTGSGVLAKCEWDCDLVLRVAATLTEVWPACPIMTEGQQDDAAEVVLLFVPGYNTHSRGPASAPEPPLWGESQTQKTLSITFFTRCKPTPIIMVQTFKPPSSVDHCTSASPAITIPLSLCKLCHAELGCLSFQMLVTFEDVAMYFSPAEWALLSEEQKQLYRHVMWENYQTLISLEGIQALKPVVISSIERGENLCGPGPIEDEDGDILRGTHPDFPDAEIWDWSVIESSLGFFLTQSSFPGAAGARNLSRAEGQTPEEDSGNLESPSPFPGTSVESHSQKTERGRHRKRQCRLQRQRKHLTRKESGTQRGHQRRSRPHLKPPAEGKAGPRKTLYTCRVCREEFKVQRDLISHHWTVHRSQKRYHCSECGESFRRKKDFRAHGKVHRKKRDHPCSECGKIFNRLSHLIAHQRIHTGERPYCCAECGKRFVDISALNSHKRVHSGERPFACAECGKRFMNSSAFRNHQAVHSEKRPHRCNQCGKGFKLASTLTRHQKIHSKERPFLCHECGKKFCLREHLIRHQRIHTGEQPHCCAECGKKFSLLQSLRRHWEIHSTERLHRCAECGKIFGHPENLTRHKRVHTGELYRCTDCGKGFVRLQHLTHHQRIHTGEKPYCCTECGKSFTQSSGLINHQRIHSGERPYPCTQCGKCFAHSSSLTEHLKIHSGERPYSCIQCGKHFARSSSLTQHRRTHPGEQPYSCAQCGKRFARSSYLTKHQSTHSG